One segment of Salvelinus fontinalis isolate EN_2023a chromosome 42, ASM2944872v1, whole genome shotgun sequence DNA contains the following:
- the LOC129841032 gene encoding LOW QUALITY PROTEIN: up-regulator of cell proliferation-like (The sequence of the model RefSeq protein was modified relative to this genomic sequence to represent the inferred CDS: inserted 2 bases in 1 codon), whose amino-acid sequence MVGINRCKLKRHTVVEVTGDLEERLCQEHHRALEVFCRTDQKLICLECSVAKHKGHDTIVEEIKQAGKQPLPEQCHNTTDWLKHIKKCVNMGCKEPSLKELLSKTGLEDHYENKLTLSTVLEINADTTSDEPLTTMQSLPGAFLKKLMMANVNARSVKCMSTDAGVSFPDKDRFDNLKSDSANGNVMNPLDLITALFLCSDGFLQQEMVQKMSMCQFAVPLLLPNCDTEQITLMLWALRDIVRKFRLSSQTSTKAFVVERIVVSDIPMVSFVRLGEIXVSKSQILNKLLSNPQQYHDTFVHHDMECGDIPHRISDGLVEISWYLPCGNRNIDMFTKPVAVANLRGDIRSFEKQFSFLCQTSAAVYIFTDDLESDLNLLKSKNTKAELILVVNSQRKSFRVDTLKEMTTNCSINDQNVIVKKKKNDAEFVKTLQSSVGDVIEKSKNWLTVENMTDIARHSGILVDEDRNECQSARKMADEITSNITDTVKFKDKQLPLQGKIWKELSQLEKERCRLRKAGDEDIEHYKIFLKKKEEGLREKQHKCDMSDAMASFILGLSGSGAERSYFLKWMRINLDNLSRQNLSALRDRYKDLCQYSPERKDDIKDLDKQLSDCSLGLEHFLRELGQLYESACSLPGDSPQRKQMEHLPGLCAQMLLDGFPIELVDGDASNIPLKWISAVLTQLHTLVDSNSKILVVSVLGVQSTGKSTLLNTMFGVQFAVSSGRCTRGAFMLLIKVNKEFKEELKCEFIMVIDTEGLKSPELAQLDDSYEHDKELATLVIGLSDVTIINISMENSTEMKDILQIVVHTFLRMKELGKKPVCHFVHQNVSDMSAHDNNMRDRKKLLEQFNEMTLAAARMEKKENITKFTDVMEYDPDTSSCYIPGLWHGTPPMAPVNAGYSEAVYDLKKSLMQDLIKCQRNDDMTHFLKWTESLWESVKSEK is encoded by the exons atGGTTGGTATCAACAGATGCAAACTAAAGAGACACACAGTGGTGGAGGTGACtggagacctggaggagagactCTGTCAGGAACACCACAGAGCTCTGGAGGTGTTCTGCAGGACAGACCAGAAGCTGATCTGCTTGGAGTGTTCGGTGGCAAAGCACAAAGGTCATGACACGATCGTTGAAGAGATAAAACAAGCTGGAAAACAG ccactccCTGAacaatgtcacaacacaactgattggctcaaacacattaagaa ATGTGTCAATATGGGATGTAAAG AACCCAGTCTCAAGGAGCTGTTGTCAAAGACTGGACTAGAAGATCATTATGAAAACAAGCTGACGTTAAGTACTGTCCTTGAGATAAATGCTGATACTACATCAGATGAACCTCTTACCACTATGCAGTCACTTCCAGGGGCGTTCCTGAAGAAATTAATGATGGCAAATGTAAATGCTAGGAGTGTCAAATGTATGTCCACTGATGCAGGTGTTTCATTTCCGGATAAAGACCGTTTTGACAATCTAAAAAGTGACTCTGCTAACGGTAATGTGATGAATCCACTGGACCTGATAACAGCCCTGTTTCTGTGCTCAGATGGTTTCCTGCAGCAGGAGATGGTCCAGAAAATGTCCATGTGTCAGTTTGCTGTTCCTCTGCTGCTGCCCAACTGTGACACAGAACAAATCACTTTGATGCTGTGGGCCTTGAGGGACATAGTGAGGAAGTTTAGACTCTCTTCCCAAACATCCACAAAGGCTTTTGTGGTGGAGAGAATTGTTGTCTCTGATATTCCTATGGTGTCCTTTGTTAGGTTAGGGGAGAT AGTGTCTAAGTCTCAGATCTTGAACAAGTTGCTTAGTAACCCTCAGCAGTACCATGACACATTTGTTCATCATGATATGGAATGTGGTGACATCCCTCATAGAATCTCAGATGGTCTGGTTGAAATCAGCTGGTACCTTCCATGTGGGAACAGAAACATAGACATGTTCACTAAGCCTGTGGCGGTGGCCAATCTCAGAGGAGACATCAGGTCCTTTGAAAAACAGTTCTCCTTTCTGTGTCAAACATCAGCTGCAGTTTACATTTTCACTGATGATTTAGAGTCAGATCTCAATTTGTTGAAAAGCAAAAACACAAAAGCAGAGTTAATTCTAGTCGTCAACTCTCAACGAAAATCGTTCAGAGTAGACACATTGAAAGAAATGACCACAAACTGCAGTATCAATGACCAAAATGTGATTGTGAAGAAAAAGAAAAACGATGCAGAATTTGTCAAAACCCTGCAATCATCTGTTGGTGACGTCATTGAAAAAAGTAAAAACTGGTTGACAGTGGAAAACATGACTGACATAGCTCGTCACAGTGGGATTCTGGTTGATGAAGACCGCAATGAATGTCAGAGTGCCAGGAAGATGGCAGATGAAATCACCAGCAACATCACAGACACAGTCAAATTCAAAGACAAACAACTACCCTTACAAGGGAAAATCTGGAAAGAGCTTTCccagttggagaaagagagatgtagactGAGAAAAGCAGGTGATGAAGACATTGAACACTACAAAATCTTTCTGAAGAAAAAGGAGGAAGGgctgagagagaaacaacataAATGTGACATGTCAGATGCAATGGCAAGCTTCATTTTAGGATTGTCAGGATCAGGAGCGGAGCGTTCCTATTTCCTCAAATGGATGCGGATAAATCTGGACAATCTGTCACGGCAGAATCTGTCTGCTTTGAGGGACCGGTACAAAGATCTTTGCCAATATTCTCCGGAGAGAAAAGACGACATTAAAGATTTGGATAAGCAATTATCTGATTGTTCCTTAGGTCTTGAACACTTCCTGCGTGAGTTGGGCCAGTTATATGAGTCTGCCTGCTCCCTCCCTGGAGACAGTCCTCAAAGGAAACAGATGGAGCATCTCCCTGGATTGTGTGCTCAGATGCTGTTGGATGGTTTCCCCATTGAGCTTGTGGATGGAGATGCATCAAACATCCCTCTGAAATGGATTTCAGCTGTTCTGACTCAGCTTCATACTCTTGTGGACTCTAACAGCAAGATCCTGGTTGTCTCAGTTTTAGGGGTTCAAAGCACTGGGAAGTCCACTCTCCTCAACACCATGTTTGGGGTCCAGTTTGCTGTCAGCAGTGGAAGATGCACCAGAGGGGCCTTCATGCTACTGATTAAAGTCAACAAAGAATTCAAGGAGGAGCTGAAATGTGAATTCATCATGGTCATTGACACAGAGGGGTTGAAATCACCAGAGTTGGCTCAACTAGATGATAGCTATGAACATGACAAGGAACTGGCAACACTGGTGATAGGACTCAGTGATGTCACAATTATCAACATCTCCATGGAGAACTCCACAGAGATGAAAGACATTCTACAGATTGTTGTTCATACCTTCCTCAGGATGAAGGAATTGGGGAAGAAGCCAGTATGTCATTTTGTGCACCAGAATGTGTCAGACATGTCTgctcatgacaacaacatgagggaCAGGAAGAAGTTGTTGGAACAGTTTAATGAAATGACCCTGGCAGCAGCCAGAATGGAGAAGAAGGAGAATATCACCAAGTTCACTGATGTGATGGAGTATGACCCAGACACAAGCAGCTGCTACATCCCAGGACTCTGGCATGGGACTCCCCCAATGGCTCCAGTCAATGCTGGATACAGTGAGGCTGTGTATGATTTAAAAAAGAGCTTGATGCAAGACTTAATAAAATGCCAGAGGAATGATGACATGACACATTTCCTGAAGTGGACAGAAAGCTTGTGGGAGTCTGTGAAATCGGAGAAATGA